The genomic segment GGAAGGTCTTTGCTAATGGCAGAACCGCCCTGCATCAAGGCCAGCGCGCCGACCCGGACGAATTGGTGGACCAGGCAGTTGCCGGAGATGAAGGCGGCGTCAGCGACACTGGCATAACCGCCGAACAGGGCGCCATTGGCAATGATAACGTTGTTGCCGACAGAGACGTTGTGGCCAACATGGCAATGGGCCATGAGAAAGTTGTGCGAGCCGACAAGGGTTTGTTCACCCGGTTTGCTTGAACGATGGACGGTGACATGTTCGCGAAAGACATTGTGGCTGCCGATGGAGAGGCGGGTGGGGGCGCCCTGGTATTTTAAGTCCTGGGGAGCCTCGCCGATGACGCAGCCGGCAAAGAACTGGTTGTGCTCACCGATGGAGGTCAGACCGGTTAAATAGACATGGGGGCCGACCCGGCAGTGGGGGCCGATTTCGACGCCTTCGTCAATGACCACGAATGGGGCGACGTACACGGTAGGGTCCAGTTTGGCTTTAGGGTGGATGATAGCCGTCGGATGAATCACGGGATAAAAGTGGGAAAAGGCGGGCTGTTGCCAAGGCAAAAGTGGGGGAACGTCAAACCTGGAGCAGCCCCTACTTGCTAACCGCGAATGCACGCTAATGAACGCGAATTCTAATCCGGCGTCCCTTGGCGTTCATTCGCGGTTAAAAACCCGGGGTTACGGTCTGCACAACTGCCGCGCCAGCCGCGAGGCCAGGCGGTCCAGGGCCGGCGAACGGTCCAGAGGCGCCAGACGCACATCCAATATACAAAAACCCTTTGTCCAGGCGCGAGCCTCGGTGAGGGCCTGTTCGAGTTCTTGCTCGGTCTGAACCTGGAAGCCGCGTCCGGCCCCGAGGATTTCCGGCAGCCGCCAGTATTGCCACGGCCAGACATCGTTGTAGGGTCCGTCCTGCATGTGGCGTTCGGTGCCGTAACCGCCGTTGTTCAAAACCACGACCACCGGGTTGAGCCCGTACCGGGCAACACTGGCCAATTCCATGCCCGTCATTTGAAAAGCGCCGTCGCCGACCAGGACCAGCGGCCTGAGTTTCGGGTTGGCCATTTGCGCGCCGATACAGGCAGGCACGGCAAACCCCATCGA from the Verrucomicrobiia bacterium genome contains:
- the lpxA gene encoding acyl-ACP--UDP-N-acetylglucosamine O-acyltransferase: MPWQQPAFSHFYPVIHPTAIIHPKAKLDPTVYVAPFVVIDEGVEIGPHCRVGPHVYLTGLTSIGEHNQFFAGCVIGEAPQDLKYQGAPTRLSIGSHNVFREHVTVHRSSKPGEQTLVGSHNFLMAHCHVGHNVSVGNNVIIANGALFGGYASVADAAFISGNCLVHQFVRVGALALMQGGSAISKDLPPFTVARGDNAICGLNTVGLRRGGLGPAERLELKELYHLLFRKGLALHSALADVQGKFTSAPARTMLEFLTASKRGVCSEVSRHRSAAADPD